One genomic region from Paraburkholderia azotifigens encodes:
- a CDS encoding HesA/MoeB/ThiF family protein: MNDDQLLRYSRHILVDELGIEAQQRFLDAHAIVVGAGGLGSPAAMYLAAAGIGRLTLVDADTVDLTNLQRQILHVTKSVGRLKVESGRDAIAQLNPDVVVNAVAERVDDAWLDLNVPQAAVVLDCTDNFATRHAINRACVKHGVPLVSGAALRFDGQISTFDFRSDASPCYACVFPEDQPFEEVACSTMGVFSPTVGIIGAMQAAEALRVIAGIGEPLVGRLMMLDSLRMEWNTMRIARQPDCPVCGERHPS, from the coding sequence ATGAACGACGATCAACTCCTGCGCTATTCCCGTCACATCCTCGTCGACGAACTCGGCATCGAGGCTCAGCAACGCTTTCTCGACGCGCATGCGATCGTCGTCGGCGCGGGCGGGCTCGGCTCGCCGGCTGCGATGTATCTGGCGGCGGCGGGCATCGGCAGGCTGACGCTCGTCGACGCCGATACCGTCGATCTCACCAATCTGCAGCGGCAGATCCTGCATGTGACGAAGTCGGTCGGCCGGCTGAAGGTCGAATCTGGACGCGATGCCATCGCGCAGCTGAATCCGGATGTCGTCGTGAACGCGGTAGCCGAGCGCGTCGACGATGCATGGCTCGATCTCAACGTGCCGCAAGCGGCTGTCGTGCTCGACTGCACGGACAACTTCGCGACGCGTCACGCGATCAACCGCGCGTGCGTGAAGCATGGCGTGCCGCTCGTGTCGGGCGCGGCGCTGCGTTTCGACGGCCAGATCAGCACGTTCGATTTTCGCAGCGACGCTTCGCCGTGCTACGCGTGCGTGTTCCCCGAAGACCAGCCGTTCGAAGAAGTGGCGTGCTCGACGATGGGCGTGTTTTCGCCGACGGTCGGCATCATCGGCGCGATGCAGGCAGCGGAAGCGCTGCGCGTAATCGCGGGCATCGGCGAACCGCTGGTCGGCCGCCTGATGATGCTCGATTCGCTGCGGATGGAGTGGAACACGATGCGCATCGCGCGCCAGCCGGATTGCCCGGTGTGCGGCGAGCGGCATCCGTCCTGA